Proteins from one Acropora muricata isolate sample 2 chromosome 9, ASM3666990v1, whole genome shotgun sequence genomic window:
- the LOC136927362 gene encoding ciliary microtubule inner protein 2C-like, with amino-acid sequence MANHKMGRFSTWSRETYLDPIHMPANRHYMPHFMASGDEQRYGEGREKWFQDYRRSYVAEQTLARNLNTLGSPYRPTSLSDKPDRVLGSRCLRQEAVLNIPRHHLINRIPDRERDRAQVDDICFQHRQQYKDQSGTLFGQKLDYFHVPTKAEEQFVPRMSPPEGDIGSYPSNTRAALEYTYDKERGPKDYELWPKV; translated from the coding sequence ATGGCGAACCACAAAATGGGAAGGTTCTCGACATGGTCTAGAGAAACGTATCTCGATCCTATACACATGCCAGCAAACAGGCACTACATGCCACATTTTATGGCTTCTGGTGATGAACAACGTTACGGCGAAGGGAGGGAAAAATGGTTTCAAGATTATCGCCGCTCTTACGTAGCTGAACAGACCTTGGCAAGAAACTTAAACACTCTTGGGTCTCCTTACCGACCAACAAGTTTGTCTGATAAACCTGATCGAGTTTTAGGTTCTCGTTGTTTGCGACAAGAGGCTGTATTGAATATACCTCGGCATCACCTTATCAACCGAATCCCTGACAGAGAGAGAGACCGCGCTCAAGTCGACGACATCTGTTTTCAACATCGACAACAATATAAAGACCAAAGTGGAACTCTCTTTGGCCAGAAGCTCGACTACTTTCACGTCCCAACAAAGGCAGAGGAGCAGTTTGTGCCCAGAATGAGCCCTCCAGAGGGAGACATTGGAAGTTATCCTAGTAATACCAGAGCTGCGTTGGAATATACTTATGACAAAGAAAGAGGACCTAAAGACTATGAACTTTGGCCCAAAGTGTAA